In Mercenaria mercenaria strain notata chromosome 15, MADL_Memer_1, whole genome shotgun sequence, a single genomic region encodes these proteins:
- the LOC123550050 gene encoding uncharacterized protein LOC123550050 isoform X2: protein MGVVLFINSHEQTHSNQAFERTLAKFEEPGVKLVLITEAYYELALTFARDYFMTEEPLNKALGMQWSDELKEFWMNSFKLNLSLMFLIEQDGAPIALRTTRIARYDDKLNIKAVKDERIKLMVQFLVHGDKEANYFEHFPTKEAFHFLGLGVAPKYKQCGYAAKIFNVAVDMIRNFGINPVYLKVEGTSNFSKRVFEKAGCEMLFEQRFDT, encoded by the coding sequence GCTTTCGAAAGAACACTTGCTAAGTTTGAAGAACCAGGTGTCAAACTAGTTCTGATAACAGAGGCGTATTATGAACTAGCCTTAACGTTCGCACGGGATTACTTCATGACAGAGGAACCATTAAATAAAGCCCTTGGTATGCAATGGTCAGACGAGCTGAAAGAGTTCTGGATGAATTCATTCAAACTAAACCTTTCGTTGATGTTTTTGATTGAACAAGACGGAGCACCAATCGCGCTCCGGACTACCAGAATAGCTCGCTATGATGACAAGCTAAATATTAAGGCCGTAAAGGATGAGCGAATCAAACTAATGGTCCAGTTTCTTGTACACGGTGATAAAGAAGCGAATTACTTTGAACATTTCCCTACCAAAGAAGCATTTCATTTTCTAGGTCTTGGAGTAGCTCCGAAATACAAACAATGTGGCTATGCTGCGAAGATTTTCAACGTGGCAGTTGACATGATACGTAATTTTGGGATCAATCCAGTGTATCTCAAAGTCGAGGGTACATCGAATTTCTCGAAAAGGGTTTTCGAGAAAGCCGGATGTGAAATGCTATTTGAGCAACGATTCGATACATAG
- the LOC123550050 gene encoding uncharacterized protein LOC123550050 isoform X1 — protein sequence MAEKSILKELTMDQKKEAFERTLAKFEEPGVKLVLITEAYYELALTFARDYFMTEEPLNKALGMQWSDELKEFWMNSFKLNLSLMFLIEQDGAPIALRTTRIARYDDKLNIKAVKDERIKLMVQFLVHGDKEANYFEHFPTKEAFHFLGLGVAPKYKQCGYAAKIFNVAVDMIRNFGINPVYLKVEGTSNFSKRVFEKAGCEMLFEQRFDT from the coding sequence GCTTTCGAAAGAACACTTGCTAAGTTTGAAGAACCAGGTGTCAAACTAGTTCTGATAACAGAGGCGTATTATGAACTAGCCTTAACGTTCGCACGGGATTACTTCATGACAGAGGAACCATTAAATAAAGCCCTTGGTATGCAATGGTCAGACGAGCTGAAAGAGTTCTGGATGAATTCATTCAAACTAAACCTTTCGTTGATGTTTTTGATTGAACAAGACGGAGCACCAATCGCGCTCCGGACTACCAGAATAGCTCGCTATGATGACAAGCTAAATATTAAGGCCGTAAAGGATGAGCGAATCAAACTAATGGTCCAGTTTCTTGTACACGGTGATAAAGAAGCGAATTACTTTGAACATTTCCCTACCAAAGAAGCATTTCATTTTCTAGGTCTTGGAGTAGCTCCGAAATACAAACAATGTGGCTATGCTGCGAAGATTTTCAACGTGGCAGTTGACATGATACGTAATTTTGGGATCAATCCAGTGTATCTCAAAGTCGAGGGTACATCGAATTTCTCGAAAAGGGTTTTCGAGAAAGCCGGATGTGAAATGCTATTTGAGCAACGATTCGATACATAG